One Mya arenaria isolate MELC-2E11 chromosome 7, ASM2691426v1 genomic window carries:
- the LOC128240978 gene encoding uncharacterized protein LOC128240978 — protein MPTTSANGMGPNQTETMPTTSANGKDPNQTETVPTTSANGMGPNQTETVPTTSANGMGPNQTETVPTTSASGMGPNQTETVPTTSANGMGPNQTKTMPTTSASGMGPNQTETVPTTSANGMGPNQTKTMPTTSASGMGPNQTETVPTTSANGMGPNQTETVPTTSGNGMGPNQTETVPTTSGNGMGPNQTETVPTTSGNGMGPNQTETMPTTSSK, from the coding sequence ATGCCTACCACTTCTGCCAATGGAATGGGTCCCAATCAAACCGAGACTATGCCTACCACTTCTGCCAATGGAAAGGATCccaatcaaaccgagactgtgCCTACCACTTCTGCCAATGGAATGGGTCccaatcaaaccgagactgtgCCTACCACTTCTGCCAATGGAATGGGTCccaatcaaaccgagactgtgCCTACCACTTCTGCCAGTGGAATGGGTCccaatcaaaccgagactgtgCCTACCACTTCTGCCAATGGAATGGGTCCCAATCAAACCAAGACTATGCCTACCACTTCTGCCAGTGGAATGGGTCccaatcaaaccgagactgtgCCTACCACTTCTGCCAATGGAATGGGTCCCAATCAAACCAAGACTATGCCTACCACTTCTGCCAGTGGAATGGGTCccaatcaaaccgagactgtgCCTACCACTTCTGCCAATGGAATGGGTCccaatcaaaccgagactgtgCCCACCACTTCAGGCAATGGAATGGGTCccaatcaaaccgagactgtgCCCACCACTTCAGGCAATGGAATGGGTCccaatcaaaccgagactgtgCCCACCACTTCAGGCAATGGAATGGGTCCCAATCAAACCGAGACTATGCCTACCACTTCTAGCAAGTGA